From one Macrobrachium rosenbergii isolate ZJJX-2024 chromosome 52, ASM4041242v1, whole genome shotgun sequence genomic stretch:
- the LOC136833876 gene encoding uncharacterized protein gives MDTSIIKTLVYFILFLSDLRETSASSGVTYKEVFENLQLTLPGTFATKVAFSRVACASFCLNIQCQGFGYIQPTKECRLYTGLNQYLEPAATTVYGLRTFLPLNSTIIFIKVLTPVRPWNVGKADCEALNGKLIYIPIENDAEGIRLLNLYGGYMVGLYKTTRLSKTFYDFYGNTFNEKSGQMDPRPARLH, from the exons ATGGATACCAGTATCATCAAAActcttgtatattttattctctttctctcggaTCTGAGAGAAACATCGGCAAGTTCTGGTGTGACTTACAAAGAAGTCTTTGAGAATCTGCAGCTGACTCTTCCTGGAACGTTCGCAACGAAAGTGGCATTCAGTAGGGTGGC GTGCGCATCTTTCTGCCTGAATATCCAGTGTCAAGGGTTCGGCTACATCCAGCCAACGAAGGAGTGCAGGTTGTACACAGGCCTGAACCAGTACTTGGAACCAGCGGCAACAACCGTCTACGGTCTGAGGACGTTCCTGCCCCTGAATTCGACCATCATCTTCATCAAGGTTCTGACTCCCGTCAGACCTTGGAATGTGGGGAAAGCAGACTGCGAGGCTCTGAACGGAAAGTTGATCTACATCCCAATCGAAAATGACGCAGAGGGAATAAGGCTACTGAACCTGTATGGCGGTTATATGGTTGGGCTGTATAAG acgACCAGGCTCAGCAAAACATTTTACGACTTCTACGGCAACACCTTCAACGAGAAGTCAGGTCAAATGGATCCCAGGCCAGCCAGATTACATTGA